CTCTCTTAGCCATAATGTTGCACTCTGTAATATGTCCGCTGCGTGCTTCGCTGATATCGAGGAGGAAAGCGATCTCAGCGAAAATCAGCCAAGGCTAAAGAGACCAGTAACCCAGAAAGCACTTAGTgccttggagaaggaaggcggCATTAAGGTTGCTTGGCAGGAATACAGGGTGCGAATGTTGGACTGGCTGGAGGCGACAGGAAGTATTGGCATTGGAAGCTTAATGCGGAGCACGATGAAGGCCTTACGGAAAGAATGATCGGATGACAGTATCATGAAATGACACCTATCCTCCCAACTAGTGCAGCCCGCCCAAGGAACCTAATAAGCGCTCTATTTCTACTGTACATCTATTATGTATTCTATAATCACTACTGCATACTATACAGGTGTCGTAAGTGGGACATAAACTGGGAAGAGTATACCTATCATCAGAGCTGTTGGGTAGTGTTGAGATAGATATCTCGAACGCTCGACTCCTCACGAAGGGTACTGAGGATGTCCTCTATTTCCCTCACATGTTCATCCTCCGTCAGTTCGACCAGCGTGTCTCGGTTCGGATCCcaaattatttctaattcttCAATTGTGAGCTGAGATGACTTTGTCAAAGCTTCACCCACactctttgtttctgttggCTCTGTGAACACGATGAGAcggccttcttcatctgccgtAATGTCCATAGCGCCAGCTTCAATAGCCTGATCAAGATAGTCATCTGGATTTAGAccgtctttcttttcgaatATTAtcctccccttcttttcAAAGAGATACGTAGTCGGAGTGACGGTTCCACCGGCATCTTTGATAGCATAGCGGAGATCTTGCAAGATGCGCGCCTTCTGGTCAGTTTGACATTCGATAACGGCTGCAACGGAATGGGGCAGTATAGCCTCGATGGTAACTTGCTCGAGAGCCTCGCCAGTTACACTTATACCCTGGCCCCTTGCAATTGCTGCCTCAATCACGGTCTTTGGAATTCCGGCTCGTTTTGCGTTCGAGAGGGCAAGGGTCAGCCGAGGATTGAACTTGGTATCCGCTCCCCACACTAATGATAATCATTAGCTTGTGCATATTATGAAAGCGGGGTCATTTACAAAGCATACTTTGCGTCGCGCTACTGATTTCCTTGCCGATAATTTGGCGCTCCTTACTTTTCGCCTTGTCATTCTTTGCCTTGTCATGTTTGATCTGGGACCATCGATTATGTCCCGCGAACGAAGGAGAACTGCTGGCGAAGCCACGACAACAGTAGCACACCGATTGGGGGCGCGCACATTTCCGGAGCAAGTCTCTGTTCAGAATTGCGGTCATTGTCAAGGTTTTGCCGAGCAATGAAGGCGCATACATGAGAATGTTAATGTTCTATGCTGGCCCTATCTATGGATTTCCGGCCCGAC
This DNA window, taken from Aspergillus flavus chromosome 5, complete sequence, encodes the following:
- a CDS encoding transcriptional regulator TACO1-like protein; the encoded protein is MTAILNRDLLRKCARPQSVCYCCRGFASSSPSFAGHNRWSQIKHDKAKNDKAKSKERQIIGKEISSATQMWGADTKFNPRLTLALSNAKRAGIPKTVIEAAIARGQGISVTGEALEQVTIEAILPHSVAAVIECQTDQKARILQDLRYAIKDAGGTVTPTTYLFEKKGRIIFEKKDGLNPDDYLDQAIEAGAMDITADEEGRLIVFTEPTETKSVGEALTKSSQLTIEELEIIWDPNRDTLVELTEDEHVREIEDILSTLREESSVRDIYLNTTQQL